The DNA window TCTTTGCTGCCGTTCTCCAAAAGCTTTTAAAAGAGGCAATTGATATAAAATCAGAAAATGATTTAACGGTCTGAGGTGAATAACATGGCGATAATAATCAATATTGATGTGATGCTGGCTAAAAGGAAAATGAGCGTAACAGAACTTTCGGAGAGGGTTGGAATAACAATGGCTAACCTTTCTATATTGAAAAATGGAAAGGCAAAAGCGATTCGATTATCAACTTTAGAGTCAATTTGTAAGGCTTTAGAATGTCAGCCAGGAGATATTTTAGAATACAAAAGTGATGAAGAAACTCAAGAATGATAGACAACAAATTTCTTCAACTACCATGGATGCACAAAAACACCCAATCCAGAAGTTGAACATTTTCATTTATTTGAGTAGTTATATTCAACTGAGCTCCCGTTAGCCATCTGTTAAAACAATGACAAAAGTAGATGTTAATCATTGAAGAATCTTGATTTGTAGGTATTTAAAAGAGCCCAATTCATATGCGAATTTGGGCTCTTTTTATGTGTTTAATTTCGATTTTTAAAAGAATACTGAACGGGTACAATAACTGATTCTGGAGCTTTTTTACTTTTATCATTTTATTCAAACTATATCTCTTTAAAACTTGGTGGAGATTTTTTAAATCCTTTTGTTGTAATGAGCGCATAAATAAATCCGATAGCTAACCATAAACCATTTCTGAGAAAGAAACCAGAAATGATGTAGTCATTCTAAATTCCTCAACCCTTTGTCTCTATTGAGATAGCACACAAGCCGAGAGGCTGCCCTCGGAGGATGGCCATAAATGGCCGTTCTGACCTAAAACAATAGGTGCTGCATCCTTTTTTCACCTATTGTTTGATTTAAATGATCGATCAATTTACCCCGCTTGTTCACGACAAACTTATATTCTTTTCCACCCTTTACAGTGACGGACATACCGTTAGGAACAAAAAGTATAGTATTTCGTTTTTGGACTTTGATAACCTCGCCAATGTTGATTGTCACGGGTGCACTTTGTATATTCACTTTATGTGGAGTAAAAATAAGCTCAACCTCTGTTATCTTTAACTTACCACCAACTGCCTCAATCCCTTTAAACAAATTTGCTGGGACATTAAAAAATACCGTTTCTGTCGTTGTCACCTTTCATCGCCTCCCTTTAATTTATATTTGAACTTTTCATTCCTTAGAACTAGGGCTGGCCATAACAAAATAAATGATATACGCTCATACAAATTAAGAGTACATAATATCTGGTTTAAGAAGTACAACATTTTGGGCATAAAAATAGACCATCAAAAGATGGTCTTGTTCAACTAAAGCACTCCGTTAGTTTATTAAGAGTTTTATTTATCACTTTCACTTAATTTCATTTTTGTGAAAAGACGCAATGATCGTGATAATTCCACCTAACAATATTATAAAATAAAAAAGCATTAAAGTTGCTGTTCCGTCTAATCCTTGAAGCACCTTAGTTTCGTGTAACAAAGGTAAAGATAACGGATAGGTTAAAACCGATAATATCATGACAAATCCAGTTATTATTCTATTTTTCTTATTCCTTGTAGTTAAGGATAATGATAAACAAACAATTGCAAGTGCTAGTATTATAAAAATTACTAATATTATTTTAGAAAACCTCCTTCTTGAAGTAAAGCACCAAGTTAGTTTAATATTACTTCTATTTAATTAAACATAATGCCTTCAACCACAGAGAATAAAATTAATAACGAAATGCATAAATAGAAGATACCCCACAATAAACTCTGAGTTCTTTTATATTCTCGTAATCCCATTATAAGTAACGCTACACTCAAAAGTATTAACATCAATGGTAGTAAGTTGTAGTTTTCCGTAACCTTACCGTAAATACCAATTGATATAACAAGGATTACAAAAATTATTTGGAATAACATTAAAATATCATACTTTTTTTCTTCCATTTTTTTATACCTCCCACTGATAATCTGTCACCTTCAAAAGATACCTTTTTTTAACTAACCTGCTGCGTTAGCTCAGTAAGGAAAAAGGCTTTACTCCCTTCTTGAAGTAAAGCACCCGAGTGAAATTTTTAAAAAGGTTTGGCAACCATTAAATAAAGAATAAGAATAGGAATTATCGTTGATATTGTCCCAATAACATCCCAAGTTCTAGAGACTTTTTTATAATTAATTTTATTGAATTCTTCCCCGCTATATTTAATCATTTTTCTTTGCAGGGGTAACAAAAGAGTAATCCATATCACTCCTGTAATTGTAAATAAAGCTAAAGAAATTGTTAACCAGTTTATTTCATCAAGGGAATAATTACTTTTTATTGCTAATAAAAATCCAGAAATTAGTAAAGAGATAATACTGGGTAAAGTAAACACATAATCAGCAACCATAATATTCTTTGCTGTTTTGTTGATATGTGCTTCATCTCCAGAAAATTCCGCCTTTAGTTTCCAAAAAGCAGCCGTGATAATATTACCAACAAAAATAATTGCCGAAATAATATGTATTAACACTAAATAAACCATTTTTATCTTCTCCCCTTTCTCCGTACACTAGCACTTCATATATTCGTTTTTTACTTTCCATCTATATTTCTATATTTCGACAGGTAAATTAAATAGTCCTCTACAATAAGAAGAAAGAGCTGCCTAAACAACCCCACGTTCTCTAACTAAAACCCCCGTTAGCCATCCATGCAGCACAAAATATTGCACACCACAGAGAATGGAAATGGT is part of the Psychrobacillus sp. FSL H8-0483 genome and encodes:
- a CDS encoding helix-turn-helix transcriptional regulator, with translation MAIIINIDVMLAKRKMSVTELSERVGITMANLSILKNGKAKAIRLSTLESICKALECQPGDILEYKSDEETQE
- a CDS encoding DUF2269 family protein, producing the protein MVYLVLIHIISAIIFVGNIITAAFWKLKAEFSGDEAHINKTAKNIMVADYVFTLPSIISLLISGFLLAIKSNYSLDEINWLTISLALFTITGVIWITLLLPLQRKMIKYSGEEFNKINYKKVSRTWDVIGTISTIIPILILYLMVAKPF